Proteins encoded together in one Drosophila willistoni isolate 14030-0811.24 chromosome XR unlocalized genomic scaffold, UCI_dwil_1.1 Seg105, whole genome shotgun sequence window:
- the LOC6645135 gene encoding tyrosine 3-monooxygenase isoform X1, producing the protein MMAVAAAQKNREMFAIKKSYSIENGYPSRRRSLVDDARFETLVTKQTKQSVLEEARNKANDASLEECILQAKGEHVPNCEQNVEFKDEQANLELPMENEYVQESEPESQSETEQTQEMQGEGGYVPMNDYGLTEDEILLANAASESAEAEAAMQSAALVVRLKEGISSLGRILKAIETFHGSVQHVESRQSRVEGVDHDVLIKLDMTRGNLLQLIRSLRQSGSFSSMNLLAENNISVKAPWFPKHASELDNCNHLMTKYEPDLDMNHPGFADKVYRQRRKEIAEIAFAYKYGDPIPYISYTDVEVKTWRSVFKTVQDLAPKHACAEYRAAFQKLQDEQIFVDHRLPQLQEMSDFLRKNTGFSLRPAAGLLTARDFLASLAFRIFQSTQYVRHVNSPYHTPEPDSIHELLGHMPLLADPSFAQFSQEIGLASLGASDEEIEKLSTVYWFTVEFGLCKEHGQIKAYGAGLLSSYGELLHAISDKCEHRAFEPASTAVQPYQDQEYQPIYYVAESFEDAKDKFRRWVSTMSRPFEVRFNPHTERVEVLDSVDKLETLVHQMNTEILHLTNAIQKLRRPF; encoded by the exons ATGATGGCCGTTGCAGCTGCCCAAAAGAATCGCGAAATGTTCGCCATTAAGAAATCCTACAGTATTGAG AATGGTTACCCATCCCGTCGTCGCAGCTTGGTGGATGATGCTCGCTTTGAGACTCTGGTGACCAAACAGACCAAACAAAGTGTCCTGGAGGAGGCACGCAACAAGGCAAATG ATGCTTCCCTTGAGGAATGCATTCTACAGGCCAAGGGCGAGCACGTTCCCAACTGTGAGCAAAATGTCGAATTTAAGGATGAACAAGCCAATTTGGAGTTGCCAATGGAAAATGAATATGTTCAAG AATCTGAACCAGAATCACAATCAGAGACAGAGCAAACGCAGGAAATGCAGGGCGAGGGCGGTTATGTGCCCATGAATG ATTATGGCCTAACTGAGGATGAGATCCTATTGGCCAATGCTGCCTCTGAATCCGCCGAGGCCGAGGCAGCTATGCAGAGTGCCGCATTGGTGGTCCGCCTTAAGGAGGGCATCTCTTCGCTGGGACGCATTCTTAAGGCCATTGAGACCTTCCATGGCTCCGTTCAGCATGTTGAGTCGCGTCAATCTCGCGTCGAGGGTGTTGATCACGATGTCCTCATTAAACTGGACATGACCCGTGGCAATCTGTTGCAATTGATTCGCTCGCTGCGCCAATCGGGCTCATTCAGCAGCATGAATCTCCTTGCCGAGAACAACATCAGTGTCAAGGCACCATGGTTCCCCAAGCATGCCTCTGAGCTGGATAACTGCAACCATTTGATGACCAAATACGAGCCCGATTTGGACATGAACCATCCTGGATTCGCCGACAAGGTCTATCGCCAGCGTCGCAAGGAAATCGCTGAAATTGCTTTCGCCTACAAGTACGGTGATCCAATCCCATACATCAGCTACACCGATGTTGAGGTCAAGACCTGGCGTTCAGTGTTCAAGACCGTCCAAGATCTGGCACCCAAGCATGCCTGCGCTGAGTATCGTGCCGCATTCCAGAAACTCCAGGACGAGCAAATCTTTGTGGATCATCGTCTGCCCCAATTGCAGGAAATGTCTGACTTTTTGCGCAAAAACACTGGCTTCTCGCTGCGTCCAGCCGCCGGACTGCTAACAGCTCGCGACTTCCTGGCCTCGCTCGCATTCCGCATCTTCCAGAGCACACAGTATGTGCGTCATGTCAACTCGCCTTACCACACTCCCGAACC CGATTCTATTCATGAACTGTTGGGACACATGCCTTTGCTGGCCGACCCCAGTTTCGCCCAGTTCTCCCAGGAAATTGGCCTGGCCTCGTTGGGTGCTTCCGATGAAGAAATTGAGAAATTGTCTACG GTCTACTGGTTCACCGTTGAGTTCGGTCTCTGCAAGGAGCATGGTCAGATCAAGGCCTACGGTGCTGGTCTCTTGAGCTCATATGGCGAACTCTTGCATGCCATTAGCGACAAGTGTGAGCATCGCGCTTTCGAGCCAGCCTCCACTGCCGTGCAACCCTATCAGGATCAGGAATACCAACCAATTTACTATGTGGCCGAGAGCTTCGAGGATGCCAAGGATAAGTTCCGTCGCTGGGTCAGCACCATGTCCCGTCCATTTGAGGTCCGCTTCAATCCCCATACCGAGCGTGTTGAGGTTCTTGATTCTGTCGACAAATTGGAGACTTTGGTCCATCAAATGAATACAGAGATTTTGCATCTTACCAATGCTATACAAAAGCTTCGACGCCCCTTCTAA
- the LOC6645135 gene encoding tyrosine 3-monooxygenase isoform X2, with the protein MMAVAAAQKNREMFAIKKSYSIENGYPSRRRSLVDDARFETLVTKQTKQSVLEEARNKANDYGLTEDEILLANAASESAEAEAAMQSAALVVRLKEGISSLGRILKAIETFHGSVQHVESRQSRVEGVDHDVLIKLDMTRGNLLQLIRSLRQSGSFSSMNLLAENNISVKAPWFPKHASELDNCNHLMTKYEPDLDMNHPGFADKVYRQRRKEIAEIAFAYKYGDPIPYISYTDVEVKTWRSVFKTVQDLAPKHACAEYRAAFQKLQDEQIFVDHRLPQLQEMSDFLRKNTGFSLRPAAGLLTARDFLASLAFRIFQSTQYVRHVNSPYHTPEPDSIHELLGHMPLLADPSFAQFSQEIGLASLGASDEEIEKLSTVYWFTVEFGLCKEHGQIKAYGAGLLSSYGELLHAISDKCEHRAFEPASTAVQPYQDQEYQPIYYVAESFEDAKDKFRRWVSTMSRPFEVRFNPHTERVEVLDSVDKLETLVHQMNTEILHLTNAIQKLRRPF; encoded by the exons ATGATGGCCGTTGCAGCTGCCCAAAAGAATCGCGAAATGTTCGCCATTAAGAAATCCTACAGTATTGAG AATGGTTACCCATCCCGTCGTCGCAGCTTGGTGGATGATGCTCGCTTTGAGACTCTGGTGACCAAACAGACCAAACAAAGTGTCCTGGAGGAGGCACGCAACAAGGCAAATG ATTATGGCCTAACTGAGGATGAGATCCTATTGGCCAATGCTGCCTCTGAATCCGCCGAGGCCGAGGCAGCTATGCAGAGTGCCGCATTGGTGGTCCGCCTTAAGGAGGGCATCTCTTCGCTGGGACGCATTCTTAAGGCCATTGAGACCTTCCATGGCTCCGTTCAGCATGTTGAGTCGCGTCAATCTCGCGTCGAGGGTGTTGATCACGATGTCCTCATTAAACTGGACATGACCCGTGGCAATCTGTTGCAATTGATTCGCTCGCTGCGCCAATCGGGCTCATTCAGCAGCATGAATCTCCTTGCCGAGAACAACATCAGTGTCAAGGCACCATGGTTCCCCAAGCATGCCTCTGAGCTGGATAACTGCAACCATTTGATGACCAAATACGAGCCCGATTTGGACATGAACCATCCTGGATTCGCCGACAAGGTCTATCGCCAGCGTCGCAAGGAAATCGCTGAAATTGCTTTCGCCTACAAGTACGGTGATCCAATCCCATACATCAGCTACACCGATGTTGAGGTCAAGACCTGGCGTTCAGTGTTCAAGACCGTCCAAGATCTGGCACCCAAGCATGCCTGCGCTGAGTATCGTGCCGCATTCCAGAAACTCCAGGACGAGCAAATCTTTGTGGATCATCGTCTGCCCCAATTGCAGGAAATGTCTGACTTTTTGCGCAAAAACACTGGCTTCTCGCTGCGTCCAGCCGCCGGACTGCTAACAGCTCGCGACTTCCTGGCCTCGCTCGCATTCCGCATCTTCCAGAGCACACAGTATGTGCGTCATGTCAACTCGCCTTACCACACTCCCGAACC CGATTCTATTCATGAACTGTTGGGACACATGCCTTTGCTGGCCGACCCCAGTTTCGCCCAGTTCTCCCAGGAAATTGGCCTGGCCTCGTTGGGTGCTTCCGATGAAGAAATTGAGAAATTGTCTACG GTCTACTGGTTCACCGTTGAGTTCGGTCTCTGCAAGGAGCATGGTCAGATCAAGGCCTACGGTGCTGGTCTCTTGAGCTCATATGGCGAACTCTTGCATGCCATTAGCGACAAGTGTGAGCATCGCGCTTTCGAGCCAGCCTCCACTGCCGTGCAACCCTATCAGGATCAGGAATACCAACCAATTTACTATGTGGCCGAGAGCTTCGAGGATGCCAAGGATAAGTTCCGTCGCTGGGTCAGCACCATGTCCCGTCCATTTGAGGTCCGCTTCAATCCCCATACCGAGCGTGTTGAGGTTCTTGATTCTGTCGACAAATTGGAGACTTTGGTCCATCAAATGAATACAGAGATTTTGCATCTTACCAATGCTATACAAAAGCTTCGACGCCCCTTCTAA